The Flavobacterium sp. HJ-32-4 genome contains a region encoding:
- a CDS encoding PH domain-containing protein yields MSPDFTKPQRQSAVGVIVTFADSAVALAKAFLPFLVVWLLNFDRSKSIMVTAAIVLFLAATIVAAWLRYRNFTFFLDREQSEFILTQGVLSKTRVVIQLGKIQKVDITQSLLQRLIGVYEVRIDTAGSNDEEIAIKAVAHAVAVSLRKELLEGAASARLETEETTETLSATGQPFVQISFGSLVKMGLTSHYVRTFFVILAFFFSTYENIRHFDDKITDDVDTSQLESYVAERSAIQLVLFAFLLIVGVILVVNVGRTVFRYFGYRITRQRDALLLSFGLVSTKNTLLKPQRVQFVSVIQNYLQRKLDLMEVRVRQATGGEAEDKKRAIEIPGCNDAEHRGILEMLFGSVPQKELTVLPNWRVLGFALFLYLGIPLGIYAIVRNNVPELSSVDYFVPLYAGLVIVLQYFRFRNSRLYISDRFVIRKHGAWDVTYDYLDTRKIQGITASQLFWHKSLNIGSITLHTAGGDLTFHLGQFDLLHEYANRWLYAIERDDSNWM; encoded by the coding sequence ATGTCGCCCGACTTTACCAAACCCCAACGCCAGTCCGCCGTCGGCGTGATTGTGACCTTCGCCGATTCGGCGGTGGCCCTCGCCAAGGCGTTCCTTCCGTTTTTGGTGGTGTGGCTCCTCAACTTTGACCGCTCCAAGTCGATCATGGTAACGGCCGCTATCGTGCTGTTTCTCGCGGCTACTATTGTCGCGGCCTGGCTGCGCTACCGCAACTTTACCTTTTTCCTTGACCGCGAGCAGTCCGAGTTCATCCTCACCCAGGGCGTATTGAGCAAGACACGGGTCGTCATTCAACTCGGTAAAATCCAGAAAGTCGACATCACCCAATCGTTGCTGCAACGACTGATCGGCGTCTATGAAGTTCGTATCGACACGGCCGGTAGCAACGATGAGGAAATCGCCATCAAAGCCGTCGCACATGCCGTTGCCGTCAGCCTCCGAAAGGAATTGCTCGAAGGCGCCGCCTCCGCGCGGTTGGAAACGGAGGAAACAACCGAAACCCTTTCTGCAACCGGACAGCCCTTTGTGCAGATCAGCTTCGGTAGCCTGGTGAAAATGGGACTGACGTCGCATTACGTGCGGACGTTCTTCGTCATCCTCGCCTTCTTTTTCTCCACCTACGAGAACATCCGCCACTTCGACGACAAAATCACCGACGACGTCGATACCTCCCAGTTAGAATCATACGTCGCCGAGCGCTCGGCCATTCAACTCGTACTTTTCGCCTTTCTCCTGATAGTGGGCGTCATTCTCGTGGTGAATGTGGGGCGCACCGTGTTCCGCTATTTCGGCTACCGCATAACACGTCAACGCGACGCGCTGTTGCTGTCGTTCGGACTCGTGAGTACCAAAAATACCCTGCTGAAACCGCAACGGGTGCAGTTTGTGTCTGTCATCCAAAACTACCTCCAGCGCAAACTCGACCTGATGGAAGTGCGCGTGCGACAGGCCACCGGGGGCGAGGCGGAAGACAAAAAAAGGGCCATCGAAATTCCGGGTTGCAACGACGCCGAACACCGCGGCATACTCGAAATGCTGTTTGGCAGCGTCCCGCAGAAAGAACTGACGGTGCTGCCCAACTGGCGTGTACTGGGCTTTGCCTTGTTTCTCTATCTGGGGATTCCGCTGGGGATATACGCGATCGTCCGCAACAACGTACCCGAACTGTCAAGCGTCGACTACTTCGTCCCATTGTACGCCGGTTTGGTTATCGTGTTGCAGTATTTCCGCTTCCGCAACAGCCGTCTGTACATCAGCGACCGGTTCGTCATCCGCAAACACGGCGCCTGGGATGTCACCTACGATTACCTCGATACCCGCAAAATACAAGGCATAACCGCGTCGCAGCTATTCTGGCACAAATCCCTGAATATCGGTTCCATAACCCTGCACACCGCCGGCGGTGACCTGACCTTTCACCTCGGCCAGTTCGACCTCCTGCACGAGTACGCCAATCGGTGGTTGTATGCCATCGAACGGGATGACAGTAATTGGATGTAG
- a CDS encoding PH domain-containing protein, with product MSFTNETLDTTALPRFEAVSFRLLDARYWTVILLSLLIVFGLLAAAIVLVAVFVEDTEQAVPWMIGGYIVGAAISFWLSRIAFRRKGYAFREHDVVFRHGIIATKTIVIPYNRVQHVALHEGVFSRMFGLAEVKVYTAGGNSGDIDIPGIRKPEAEDIKQLLMGKIQKQL from the coding sequence ATGTCCTTCACCAACGAAACCCTCGATACCACCGCGCTTCCCCGGTTTGAAGCCGTGTCGTTTCGCTTGCTGGATGCCCGTTACTGGACGGTCATATTGCTGTCGCTACTGATCGTATTCGGACTGCTCGCAGCGGCTATCGTACTCGTAGCCGTTTTCGTCGAAGATACAGAGCAGGCCGTGCCGTGGATGATAGGAGGCTATATCGTAGGAGCCGCCATCTCATTCTGGCTGTCCCGTATCGCCTTCCGCAGGAAAGGATATGCCTTCCGCGAGCACGACGTTGTCTTTCGCCACGGCATTATCGCCACCAAAACCATCGTTATTCCATATAACCGCGTCCAGCACGTGGCCCTGCACGAAGGGGTGTTCAGCCGGATGTTCGGCCTCGCCGAAGTGAAAGTATACACCGCCGGTGGCAATTCCGGAGATATTGACATACCCGGCATTCGCAAACCCGAAGCCGAGGATATCAAACAACTTTTGATGGGTAAAATCCAAAAGCAATTGTAA